The Eleutherodactylus coqui strain aEleCoq1 chromosome 6, aEleCoq1.hap1, whole genome shotgun sequence genome window below encodes:
- the LOC136633561 gene encoding olfactory receptor 10A3-like, with translation MDKGNRTTMEFIFISFSNVPELQYFLFTSFLCIYCISVAAHMFLIVVYNLSSNLHTPMYFFLANFSFLEECYISTITPNMLKNLLSNHKTIPFLGCAVQMYCFVLLVSTECYLLAAMAYDRYNAICHPLLYNVIMSRNACLELIVSSGLIGLMVAIIQTSLTFSLPFCGPNKINHFYCDVPPVMALACSDTQFNEIVTFIFVLLLVVGAFLLTIVSYTRIIWTIIKYHSTAGIKKAFSTSTSHLIVVTIFYGSASIMYLRPKSTYGTDMDKFLSFMYTVIAPLLNPFICSLRNNEVKYAIRKMMHDIKIS, from the coding sequence ATGGATAAAGGAAACCGTACAACAATGGAATTTATTTTTATATCATTTTCCAATGTCCCGGAATTGCAGTATTTCTTATTTACTTCATTTCTTTGTATCTATTGTATATCTGTAGCCGCACATATGTTTCTAATTGTCGTCTATAACCTCAGTTCAAACCTTCATACCCCTATGTACTTTTTTCTTGCCAACTTCTCATTTTTAGAAGAATGTTACATCTCAACGATTACACCTAACATGTTAAAAAATCTCCTATCAAATCATAAAACCATCCCTTTCCTTGGCTGTGCCGTGCAAATGTACTGTTTTGTGTTATTGGTATCTACAGAGTGCTACTTGCTGGCAGCCATGGCTTATGACCGATATAACGCCATATGTCATCCATTATTATATAACGTGATTATGAGTAGAAATGCTTGTCTTGAGCTTATAGTGAGCTCAGGGCTCATTGGTTTGATGGTTGCCATAATACAGACGTCTCTTACATTCTCCTTACCTTTTTGCGGACCCAATAAAATCAACCATTTCTACTGTGACGTTCCACCTGTAATGGCCTTGGCATGTAGTGACACACAGTTTAATGAAATTGTCACTTTTATATTTGTCCTACTACTGGTTGTAGGTGCTTTCCTATTAACAATTGTTTCATATACACGGATCATTTGGACAATTATAAAGTACCATTCCACAGCAGGGATTAAGAAAGCTTTCTCCACCTCCACATCTCACCTCATAGTGGTGACTATATTTTATGGATCCGCTAGTATAATGTATTTGAGGCCTAAGTCAACTTATGGTACAGATATGGACAAGTTTTTATCTTTCATGTATACTGTTATTGCACCATTGTTAAATCCCTTTATTTGCAGTTTAAGAAATAATGAAGTGAAATATGCTATAAGAAAAATGATGCATGACATAAAAATAAgttag